In a single window of the Pedococcus dokdonensis genome:
- a CDS encoding DUF1801 domain-containing protein, whose amino-acid sequence MHTYERDPGVDAYLAALPEWQRTLCQRLRDLVHAADPEVQEVVKRRVQPYFVLHGNVCALLATKDHVNLFVYDGGIVPDPHGLVNAGHDNTTARTIAFWEGDPVDEPALLEFLRHLIADNRAGGWRKLKG is encoded by the coding sequence ATGCACACCTACGAACGCGACCCGGGGGTCGACGCCTACCTCGCCGCGCTGCCCGAGTGGCAGCGCACGCTCTGCCAGCGGTTGCGTGACCTGGTGCACGCCGCAGACCCCGAGGTGCAGGAGGTGGTGAAGCGGCGGGTGCAGCCGTACTTCGTGCTCCACGGCAACGTCTGCGCGCTGCTGGCCACGAAGGACCACGTCAACCTGTTCGTCTACGACGGCGGGATCGTGCCCGACCCGCACGGGCTGGTGAACGCCGGCCACGACAACACGACGGCGCGCACGATCGCGTTCTGGGAGGGCGACCCGGTCGACGAGCCCGCCCTGCTGGAGTTCCTGCGCCACCTCATCGCCGACAACCGCGCGGGCGGGTGGCGCAAGCTCAAGGGCTGA
- a CDS encoding sensor histidine kinase, producing MSAADLARPQPVGTQHGPRGTVPAAGSASELAPEDAREMLDRQAEVLELIAGAAPLRAVLTLILTSLEHLMPGARCSVLLLDRERGTLHHGAAPSLPPDYTAAIDGLPIGEHAGSCGTAAAINAPVVATDVRTDARWADYRELAGSAGLRSCWSTPIEGSDGMPVGTFAVYHQRPHRPSSREQLLVDRFTHLAAVAIEHAGLVGDLVESEERFRRSFDDNSLGMAIVGLDRVVVTSNVALTELGGQDPVGRPLADLLTAKGRSLDSRLEQLGRRGGGPVAFEGVLHRTARPVIEVEVTVSLLRGRDGSPAQYVVNVLDLTERRMAERERRARSEAETARRTAEELSHAKSELLAAVGHEARTPIQAIVGFAELLGTIDLDEARRREALGHISAAAGHVMDLLADVLDLSRIEANALPLVLEAVRLSEVVDEAFGLLSETAAHRGVTLTHELDDDLVHVDRRRLRQVLLNLLTNAIRHGNPDGHVAVRTRPSGDDTTVLVAVQDDGPGIPAALLPVVFTPFSRGASAPRKRPARPDDPAHDESVGLGLGLAHGLVCAMGGDLTVGETSPAGTAMLVRIRRPVAPSG from the coding sequence ATGAGCGCCGCCGACCTGGCGCGCCCTCAGCCGGTCGGGACGCAGCACGGGCCGCGTGGCACCGTCCCCGCAGCGGGGTCGGCGTCCGAGCTCGCCCCCGAGGACGCCCGCGAGATGCTCGACCGGCAGGCCGAGGTGCTCGAGCTGATCGCCGGCGCGGCTCCGCTGCGCGCCGTGCTCACCCTCATCCTCACCTCGCTGGAGCACCTGATGCCCGGGGCTCGCTGCTCGGTCCTGCTGCTCGACCGTGAACGCGGGACGCTGCACCACGGGGCCGCACCCAGCCTGCCGCCCGACTACACCGCTGCGATCGACGGCCTGCCGATCGGGGAGCACGCGGGGTCCTGCGGCACGGCGGCGGCGATCAACGCGCCCGTGGTGGCGACCGACGTGCGCACCGACGCCCGATGGGCGGACTACCGGGAGCTGGCCGGGTCCGCGGGTCTGCGCAGCTGTTGGTCGACCCCGATCGAGGGCAGCGACGGTATGCCGGTCGGCACCTTCGCGGTCTACCACCAGCGGCCGCACCGCCCGAGCAGCCGGGAGCAGCTGCTGGTCGACCGGTTCACCCACCTCGCCGCGGTCGCCATCGAGCACGCCGGCCTCGTGGGCGACCTCGTCGAGAGCGAGGAGCGCTTCCGGCGGTCGTTCGACGACAACTCGCTGGGCATGGCCATCGTCGGGCTCGACCGGGTGGTCGTCACGAGCAACGTCGCGCTCACCGAGCTCGGTGGGCAGGACCCCGTCGGGCGACCGCTGGCCGACCTCCTCACCGCCAAGGGGCGCTCCCTCGACTCCCGGCTCGAGCAGCTCGGCCGGCGCGGGGGCGGGCCGGTCGCCTTCGAGGGTGTGCTGCACCGGACCGCACGGCCGGTGATCGAGGTCGAGGTGACCGTCTCGCTGCTGCGCGGACGGGACGGTTCGCCCGCGCAGTACGTCGTCAACGTCCTGGACCTCACCGAACGCCGAATGGCCGAGCGGGAGCGCCGGGCCCGGTCGGAGGCCGAGACGGCCCGTCGCACTGCCGAGGAGCTCTCCCACGCGAAGTCCGAGCTGCTGGCCGCGGTCGGGCACGAGGCCCGCACGCCGATCCAGGCGATCGTGGGGTTCGCCGAGCTGCTGGGGACGATCGACCTCGACGAGGCCAGGCGCCGCGAGGCGCTGGGCCACATCTCGGCCGCGGCCGGTCACGTCATGGACTTGTTGGCCGACGTCCTCGACCTCAGCCGGATCGAGGCCAACGCCCTCCCGCTGGTCCTCGAAGCCGTTCGCCTGAGTGAGGTCGTGGACGAGGCCTTCGGCCTGCTGTCCGAGACGGCTGCGCACCGGGGGGTCACGTTGACGCACGAGCTCGACGACGACCTCGTCCACGTCGACCGCCGGCGCCTGCGCCAGGTGCTCCTCAACCTGCTCACGAACGCCATCCGGCACGGCAACCCCGACGGGCACGTGGCCGTCCGGACCCGTCCGTCGGGCGACGACACGACGGTCCTCGTGGCCGTCCAGGACGACGGCCCCGGCATACCGGCGGCGCTGCTGCCCGTGGTCTTCACGCCGTTCTCGCGGGGGGCCTCGGCACCCCGGAAGCGGCCGGCGCGACCGGACGACCCCGCCCACGACGAGAGCGTCGGCCTCGGGCTGGGACTGGCGCACGGCTTGGTCTGCGCCATGGGCGGTGACCTCACGGTCGGTGAGACCAGCCCGGCCGGAACCGCCATGCTGGTGCGGATCCGCCGACCTGTCGCGCCCTCCGGGTGA
- a CDS encoding NADPH-dependent F420 reductase — protein MAHLSIIGTGNMGQAIAAVAGRGGHTVQLLGQSDAATTVTGDIVVLAVPYPAVSAVIAERGESLAGKVVVDITNPLNFETFDSLTVAADGSATAEIAAALPQSRVLKAFNTNFAGTLAAGKVGDLDTTVLIAGDDVDAKRDLAGVVTSGGLEAIDAGSLARAREVESIGFLQITLAAGEKVSWTGGFGVVAA, from the coding sequence ATGGCACACCTCTCCATCATCGGCACCGGCAACATGGGACAGGCCATCGCGGCCGTCGCCGGTCGCGGCGGACACACCGTCCAGCTCCTCGGCCAGTCCGACGCGGCCACGACGGTCACCGGCGACATCGTCGTGCTGGCCGTTCCCTACCCGGCAGTCAGCGCCGTCATCGCCGAGCGTGGCGAGAGCCTGGCCGGCAAGGTCGTCGTCGACATCACCAACCCGCTCAACTTCGAGACATTCGACTCCCTGACCGTCGCCGCAGACGGCTCGGCGACGGCCGAGATCGCGGCGGCCCTTCCGCAGTCACGGGTGCTCAAGGCGTTCAACACCAACTTCGCCGGCACCCTCGCCGCGGGCAAGGTCGGTGACCTCGACACCACCGTCCTCATCGCGGGCGACGACGTGGACGCGAAGCGCGACCTCGCCGGCGTGGTCACCTCCGGTGGCCTCGAGGCGATCGATGCCGGTTCGCTGGCGCGGGCCCGTGAGGTCGAGTCCATCGGTTTCCTGCAGATCACCCTCGCGGCGGGCGAGAAGGTGTCCTGGACGGGCGGCTTCGGCGTCGTCGCCGCCTGA
- a CDS encoding MarR family winged helix-turn-helix transcriptional regulator: MDPRHPRWLDEDERAAWLRLIAVVELLPSALDAQLRRDSQLTHFDYYVLAMLSEAPERTLRMTALAARTNATLPRLSHVVRRLEDRALVERFPCPQDGRATNARLTPAGWDAVVAAAPGHVEAVRRHVFDPLTPAQVGQLREICDALLPTLDPDRSLAPLYEATT, encoded by the coding sequence ATGGACCCGCGACACCCCAGATGGCTGGATGAGGACGAGCGCGCCGCGTGGCTGCGGTTGATCGCCGTGGTGGAGCTGCTGCCCAGCGCCCTCGACGCGCAGCTGCGGCGCGACTCCCAGCTCACGCACTTCGACTACTACGTGCTCGCCATGTTGTCGGAAGCGCCGGAACGCACCTTGCGGATGACCGCTCTCGCCGCCCGCACCAACGCCACCCTCCCCCGCCTGTCCCACGTCGTGCGCCGGCTCGAGGACCGCGCCCTGGTGGAGCGGTTCCCCTGCCCGCAGGACGGTCGTGCCACCAACGCCCGGCTCACCCCCGCCGGCTGGGACGCCGTCGTCGCCGCCGCGCCCGGACACGTCGAGGCGGTGCGCCGGCACGTCTTCGACCCGCTCACCCCAGCGCAGGTGGGGCAGCTGCGTGAGATCTGCGACGCCCTGCTGCCCACCCTCGACCCGGACCGGAGCCTGGCACCGCTCTACGAGGCGACCACCTGA
- a CDS encoding LLM class flavin-dependent oxidoreductase, with translation MKLALYLPNFRNDVTVQELADLTDLAEELDFDSVWTLDRLIVPESSDRGEMKYPFGMIKEFPPQLPVASNGKWFQGWPLLPWLAARTEKVRIGMSITDTPYRAPGVFAAECATIDHLSGGRLNVGVGAGWMPEEFDAASATHLFPRRHAHVRETIEICQGIWSNETFEYHGEFADFEPSGFGHQPLQKPHPPIYFSGLKDAKRSANRVAKYGLSGWIGIQDTPREFADWRTAIAAELAELGRSIDDLEMCSMIWFVITDVDVDQTDVGKGSNILVGSEKQITDMLKRYQEAGLTMPLLWPPFVDVPVAKTLDDLKRLKNDIMPKVEAG, from the coding sequence ATGAAGCTGGCCCTCTACCTGCCCAACTTCCGCAACGACGTGACCGTCCAGGAGCTCGCCGACCTGACCGACCTCGCCGAGGAGCTCGACTTCGACTCGGTGTGGACGCTCGACCGGCTGATCGTTCCCGAGTCGTCCGACCGCGGCGAGATGAAGTACCCGTTCGGGATGATCAAGGAGTTCCCGCCGCAGCTCCCGGTCGCGTCGAACGGCAAGTGGTTCCAGGGCTGGCCACTGCTGCCGTGGTTGGCGGCGCGGACCGAGAAGGTGCGCATCGGCATGAGCATCACCGACACCCCCTACCGCGCGCCCGGCGTCTTCGCGGCCGAGTGCGCCACCATCGACCACCTCTCGGGTGGGCGGCTCAACGTGGGTGTCGGTGCGGGCTGGATGCCCGAGGAGTTCGACGCAGCCAGCGCGACCCACCTCTTCCCAAGGCGGCACGCCCACGTGCGGGAGACCATCGAGATCTGCCAGGGCATCTGGAGCAACGAGACCTTCGAGTACCACGGCGAGTTCGCCGACTTCGAGCCCAGCGGGTTCGGGCACCAGCCACTGCAGAAGCCGCACCCGCCGATCTACTTCAGTGGGCTGAAGGACGCGAAGCGCTCGGCCAACCGGGTGGCCAAGTACGGCCTGTCCGGATGGATCGGGATCCAGGACACCCCGCGGGAGTTCGCCGACTGGCGCACGGCCATCGCAGCGGAGCTCGCGGAGCTGGGCCGGTCGATCGACGACCTCGAGATGTGCAGCATGATCTGGTTCGTCATCACGGACGTCGACGTCGACCAGACCGATGTCGGCAAGGGCTCCAACATCCTGGTCGGCAGCGAGAAGCAGATCACCGACATGCTCAAGCGCTACCAGGAGGCCGGTCTCACGATGCCGCTGCTCTGGCCGCCCTTCGTCGACGTCCCGGTGGCGAAGACCCTGGACGACCTCAAGCGCCTGAAGAACGACATCATGCCGAAGGTCGAGGCGGGCTGA
- a CDS encoding GNAT family N-acetyltransferase, with protein sequence MPRSSTTSQAFTTRLLTGETWPDFAALVEANNGVWGGCWCMGFHPEGFSAGSAAGNRAAKEEHARAGTVHQVLVYDGDTCVGWCQFGSPAELPNIKNRKVYEKGLVAEPAWRIGCIFTGSKHRGQGVARAALAGVLEQIRAAGGGVVEAYPEQVELRPPQRGAYFHTGPETLFEELGFERDRQIAKWRWVMRLEVRPG encoded by the coding sequence ATGCCTCGCTCGTCGACGACCAGCCAAGCCTTCACCACGCGACTGCTGACGGGGGAGACGTGGCCGGACTTCGCCGCGCTCGTCGAGGCCAACAACGGGGTGTGGGGCGGCTGCTGGTGCATGGGGTTCCACCCCGAGGGGTTCTCGGCGGGGTCCGCCGCGGGCAACCGGGCCGCCAAGGAGGAGCACGCTCGTGCCGGCACGGTGCACCAGGTCCTGGTCTACGACGGTGACACCTGTGTCGGCTGGTGTCAGTTCGGGTCGCCGGCCGAGCTCCCCAACATCAAGAACCGGAAGGTCTACGAGAAGGGGCTCGTCGCCGAGCCGGCCTGGCGGATCGGGTGCATCTTCACCGGCAGCAAGCACCGTGGCCAGGGGGTGGCCCGGGCCGCATTGGCTGGCGTGCTCGAGCAGATCCGGGCGGCCGGCGGCGGGGTCGTCGAGGCCTACCCGGAGCAGGTCGAGCTCCGGCCACCGCAGCGCGGTGCCTACTTCCACACGGGGCCGGAGACGTTGTTCGAGGAGCTCGGGTTCGAGCGCGACCGGCAGATTGCCAAGTGGCGCTGGGTCATGCGGCTGGAGGTGCGCCCAGGCTGA
- a CDS encoding GTP cyclohydrolase II has product MITRLIETVVPTEYGQLRAYGYREDRQGQEHLALVRGDVRAMRDHGVLTRVHTECLSGDVFGSGRCDCGPQLRLALAMMAEEPAGVLVYLRGHGARGLGLVDRLRAHSRQDHGPGRGGPPDLDLFADARDHAAAVAILADLGVSTVRLLTNSPSEVRAVRRGGMAVREQVPLLTAVTPSNVVYLTTGMPRLGHVLARAVGDPR; this is encoded by the coding sequence GTGATCACCCGCCTGATCGAGACGGTCGTGCCCACGGAGTACGGCCAGCTCCGGGCCTACGGCTACCGCGAGGACCGCCAGGGGCAGGAGCACCTCGCCCTCGTCCGCGGTGACGTCAGGGCGATGCGGGACCATGGAGTGCTGACGCGGGTGCACACGGAGTGCCTGTCCGGCGACGTCTTCGGGTCCGGACGGTGCGACTGCGGCCCGCAGCTGCGGCTGGCGCTCGCGATGATGGCGGAGGAGCCGGCCGGCGTGCTCGTCTACCTGCGCGGGCACGGCGCACGAGGCCTGGGCCTGGTCGACCGGCTCCGGGCCCACTCGAGGCAGGACCACGGCCCTGGTCGCGGCGGCCCACCCGACCTCGACCTGTTCGCCGACGCGCGGGACCACGCAGCAGCTGTCGCCATCCTCGCGGACCTCGGCGTCAGCACGGTGCGGCTGCTGACGAACAGCCCGAGCGAGGTGCGGGCGGTGCGCCGCGGTGGCATGGCCGTTCGCGAGCAGGTGCCGTTGCTGACCGCCGTGACGCCGAGCAACGTCGTCTACCTCACCACCGGAATGCCACGGCTCGGCCACGTCCTCGCGCGAGCCGTCGGCGACCCGCGCTGA
- a CDS encoding PNPOx family protein, whose amino-acid sequence MRLDQDTARSRLSAQVHGVLCTLHPRRGPDPQPVVYAVSADGHVGVPIDRVKPKTTSRLQREANLAADPRAALLVERWEAEDWSRLWWVRAQLEHVADPGPALLDELADRLAAVVPQYADKPFHHLLVCRIVAVTGWAASDG is encoded by the coding sequence ATGAGGTTGGACCAGGACACCGCCCGCAGCCGGCTGTCCGCACAGGTGCACGGCGTGCTGTGCACGCTGCACCCCCGGCGCGGCCCCGACCCCCAGCCGGTCGTGTATGCCGTGAGCGCCGACGGGCACGTCGGCGTGCCGATCGACCGGGTCAAGCCCAAGACGACGTCGCGCCTCCAGCGCGAGGCCAACCTGGCGGCGGACCCACGGGCCGCGCTGCTCGTGGAGCGCTGGGAGGCCGAGGACTGGTCCCGGCTGTGGTGGGTGCGCGCGCAGCTCGAGCACGTGGCCGACCCGGGCCCGGCCCTGCTCGACGAGCTCGCCGACCGTCTCGCCGCGGTGGTGCCGCAGTACGCGGACAAGCCGTTCCACCACCTGCTGGTGTGCCGGATCGTGGCGGTCACCGGCTGGGCGGCCAGCGACGGCTGA
- the helR gene encoding RNA polymerase recycling motor ATPase HelR: MQRAATTAGTADQLDRASAFDLPEHLAAKADPDLIGDDVEHFAAIGAALEQTIAELEARLDAQRTAPARAGQEVLERDLEVHRLTARLRALRRFGLDLCLGHMVPADGTEPVYVGRLGLTDPAGRQLLVDWRSPAAAPFFAATHAHPTGLTMRRRYRWTRGRVTDYWDEVFTEEGFTGHAAALDDQSAFIASLGSTRSPRMRDVLGTIQADQDAIIRAGSRGALVVDGGPGTGKTVVALHRAAYLIHADPRLGHRRGGVLFVGPHQPYLAYVSDVLPSLGEEGVQTCTVGDLVPEGSSAGEEPDRRVARLKSTVDMVRAIDTAVRFYEDPPTRSMTVTTPWDDVRLTPDDWAAAFDAPDPGTPHNEAREHIWEELLTILVDLHDDEVPAEQLRRALQQDRELQDVLNRGWPMIEATDLVGDLWSVPAFLRMCAPWLEPDDVRALQREDPHAWTTADLPLLDAARHRLGDPEAARRRRRHDAAVAAEREQVAQVVEHLIATDDSEMKVMSMLRGQDLKDRWVDEDALRSDDRDLLAGPFAHVIVDEAQELTDAQWQMLLARCPSRSFTVVGDRAQARHGFAESWQDRLARVGIERNTLASLTVNYRTPEEVMAEAEPVIRAALPDANVPTSIRSTGLPVVHGQVADLPSVLDAWVVDHPEGTACVIGDRSFVARDRVRSLTPELCKGLEFDLVVLVEPDAFGGGVEGAVDRYVSMTRATHQLVVLTG, encoded by the coding sequence ATGCAGCGTGCTGCCACGACTGCAGGAACGGCAGACCAGCTCGACCGGGCGAGCGCCTTCGACCTCCCGGAGCACTTGGCCGCCAAGGCCGACCCGGACCTCATCGGGGACGACGTCGAGCACTTCGCCGCCATCGGAGCGGCTCTCGAGCAGACCATCGCCGAGCTCGAGGCCCGCCTCGACGCCCAGCGGACGGCACCGGCCAGAGCCGGCCAGGAGGTGCTGGAACGCGACCTGGAGGTGCACCGGCTCACCGCCCGGCTGCGCGCCCTGCGACGCTTCGGGCTCGACCTGTGCCTCGGCCACATGGTCCCCGCTGACGGCACCGAGCCGGTGTACGTCGGGCGGCTCGGTTTGACTGACCCGGCCGGCCGCCAGCTCCTCGTCGACTGGCGCTCCCCTGCTGCCGCGCCCTTCTTCGCGGCGACCCACGCGCACCCGACGGGGCTCACGATGCGGCGTCGGTACCGCTGGACCCGCGGACGGGTCACGGACTACTGGGACGAGGTCTTCACCGAGGAGGGCTTCACCGGTCATGCCGCTGCCCTCGACGACCAGTCGGCGTTCATCGCGAGCCTGGGGAGCACCCGGTCGCCGCGGATGCGTGACGTCCTGGGCACCATCCAGGCCGACCAGGACGCGATCATCCGAGCCGGTTCCCGCGGTGCGCTCGTCGTCGACGGCGGGCCTGGCACCGGCAAGACGGTCGTCGCCCTGCACCGCGCCGCCTACCTCATCCACGCCGACCCGCGCCTCGGCCACCGTCGGGGCGGCGTCCTCTTCGTCGGTCCGCACCAGCCCTACCTCGCCTACGTCTCGGACGTGCTGCCCAGCCTGGGTGAGGAGGGCGTCCAGACCTGCACGGTGGGCGACCTGGTGCCGGAAGGCAGCTCGGCCGGCGAGGAGCCCGACCGGCGGGTCGCGCGGCTCAAGTCGACGGTGGACATGGTCCGGGCGATCGACACGGCGGTCCGCTTCTACGAGGATCCGCCGACCAGGAGCATGACCGTCACGACGCCATGGGACGACGTGCGGCTGACCCCGGACGACTGGGCAGCGGCGTTCGACGCACCCGATCCGGGCACGCCACACAACGAGGCCCGCGAGCACATCTGGGAGGAGCTCCTCACCATCCTGGTCGACCTGCACGACGACGAGGTCCCCGCTGAACAGCTGCGCCGGGCGCTCCAGCAGGACCGCGAGCTCCAGGACGTCCTCAACCGGGGCTGGCCGATGATCGAGGCCACCGACCTCGTCGGCGACCTCTGGTCCGTGCCGGCCTTCCTGCGGATGTGCGCCCCGTGGCTGGAGCCCGACGACGTGCGCGCCCTGCAGCGCGAGGACCCGCATGCGTGGACCACCGCCGACCTGCCGTTGCTCGACGCGGCCCGGCACCGGCTCGGCGACCCCGAGGCAGCTCGGCGCCGCCGCCGGCACGACGCCGCCGTTGCCGCCGAACGCGAACAGGTGGCCCAGGTGGTCGAGCACCTGATCGCCACCGACGACTCCGAGATGAAGGTCATGTCGATGCTCAGGGGCCAGGACCTCAAGGACCGCTGGGTCGACGAGGACGCCCTGCGGTCCGACGACCGCGACCTGCTCGCGGGGCCGTTCGCGCACGTCATCGTCGACGAGGCGCAGGAGCTCACCGATGCCCAGTGGCAGATGCTCCTGGCCCGCTGCCCGTCGCGCAGCTTCACCGTCGTCGGTGACCGGGCGCAGGCGCGGCACGGGTTCGCCGAGTCGTGGCAGGACCGGCTGGCGCGGGTCGGCATCGAACGCAACACGCTGGCGTCACTGACGGTGAACTACCGCACTCCCGAGGAGGTGATGGCCGAGGCGGAGCCGGTGATCCGCGCTGCCCTGCCCGACGCCAACGTGCCGACCTCGATCCGCAGCACCGGCCTCCCCGTGGTGCACGGGCAGGTGGCCGACCTCCCGTCGGTGCTCGATGCCTGGGTGGTGGACCACCCCGAGGGCACCGCCTGCGTCATCGGCGACCGGTCCTTCGTCGCCCGCGACCGGGTGCGCTCGCTCACGCCGGAGCTCTGCAAGGGTCTCGAGTTCGACCTCGTGGTCCTGGTCGAGCCCGACGCCTTCGGTGGAGGTGTCGAGGGCGCCGTGGACCGCTACGTCTCGATGACCCGGGCCACCCACCAGCTCGTGGTGCTCACCGGCTGA
- a CDS encoding hemerythrin domain-containing protein: protein MGEMSMNKAIHGAFRRDLDRFIEALAVSPAGDRARARQLTTAWANFDDQLTHHHEGEHEIAWPALLSVGVSAQLLEAMDAEHDTMAAALSETRAAMSALSGDPSAEQAATARSCFEQLRTVTVQHLDHEEAELEPVYQAKRDTPEIKAMGRAFGKTGMARGGRFFAWVLDGASPAERAAVTSEVPGPVLAIIGGIFGRGYRKDVAPVWAGSARR, encoded by the coding sequence ATGGGCGAGATGAGCATGAACAAGGCCATCCACGGCGCGTTCCGACGGGACCTCGACCGGTTCATCGAGGCGCTGGCGGTCTCCCCCGCCGGGGACCGCGCCCGCGCCCGGCAGCTCACGACGGCGTGGGCCAACTTCGACGACCAGCTGACCCACCACCACGAGGGGGAGCACGAGATCGCCTGGCCGGCCCTTTTGTCCGTGGGGGTGAGCGCTCAGCTGCTCGAGGCCATGGACGCCGAGCACGACACCATGGCCGCGGCGCTCAGCGAGACCCGCGCGGCCATGTCCGCGTTGTCCGGCGACCCGTCCGCCGAGCAGGCTGCCACCGCCAGGTCGTGCTTCGAGCAGCTCCGCACGGTGACGGTCCAGCACCTCGACCACGAGGAGGCCGAGCTCGAGCCCGTCTACCAGGCCAAGCGCGACACCCCGGAGATCAAGGCGATGGGCCGTGCCTTCGGCAAGACCGGTATGGCGCGTGGCGGCCGCTTCTTCGCGTGGGTGCTCGATGGCGCGTCACCAGCAGAGCGGGCCGCCGTCACGTCGGAGGTGCCCGGCCCGGTCCTGGCCATCATCGGAGGCATCTTCGGTCGGGGCTACCGCAAGGACGTTGCGCCGGTCTGGGCCGGCTCGGCTCGCCGCTAG
- a CDS encoding response regulator → MSQSTADKGADSRAPVVLVVDDDAAIRTVVRWQLDDAGFRVVEADDGDTALRRIRDDHPTLVVLDLSLPRLGGLDVLRAVRGGRAGRSDLPVIVLSGRNGETDRIVGLDLGADDYLVKPFSPGELAARVRSVLRRSSPELSGEVVVVGDLRIDPGSRRVLVGDREVELTPKEFDLLSFLATHPSHVYTRGQLVDRVWNASSEWLGEATVTEHVHRLRLKLEQDPSQPRLLRTVRGVGYQLVESA, encoded by the coding sequence ATGAGCCAGAGCACGGCCGACAAGGGCGCCGACTCGAGGGCGCCGGTCGTCCTGGTGGTGGACGACGACGCCGCGATCCGCACGGTGGTGCGCTGGCAGCTCGACGACGCGGGCTTCCGGGTGGTCGAGGCCGACGACGGTGACACGGCGCTGCGCCGGATCCGCGACGACCACCCGACCCTCGTGGTCCTCGACCTGTCGCTGCCGAGGCTGGGGGGCCTCGACGTCCTGCGGGCCGTGCGCGGAGGACGAGCCGGCCGGTCCGACCTGCCGGTCATCGTGCTGTCCGGACGCAACGGGGAGACCGACCGCATCGTCGGCCTCGACCTGGGGGCTGACGACTACCTGGTCAAGCCGTTCTCGCCGGGCGAGCTCGCGGCCCGGGTGCGCTCGGTGCTGCGACGCAGCTCGCCCGAGCTGTCCGGAGAGGTGGTGGTGGTCGGAGACCTGCGGATCGACCCCGGCAGTCGTCGGGTGCTGGTGGGCGACCGCGAGGTGGAGCTCACCCCGAAGGAGTTCGACCTGCTGTCCTTCCTCGCCACCCATCCCAGCCACGTCTACACCCGCGGCCAGCTGGTGGACCGGGTCTGGAACGCCTCGTCGGAGTGGCTCGGCGAGGCGACCGTGACCGAGCACGTGCACCGGCTGAGGCTCAAGCTCGAGCAGGACCCGTCGCAGCCGCGCCTGTTGCGCACCGTGCGTGGCGTCGGATACCAGCTGGTGGAGAGCGCATGA